The following coding sequences lie in one Arthrobacter sp. PGP41 genomic window:
- a CDS encoding HAMP domain-containing sensor histidine kinase: MKLRVLGILSILSVLLVLIASNALLASASRELTQELQINRATALNRLAQVAFDAGTEGGDSTQLQAEMDRYSELYEEGVLIRLQQGTLRSGGLSEDRADVRNALARASLNLSDTTVAPLQPFGTGSEVISRSFGSASQVLGAAVLEVNQDAARQKLRERWLGVGLAAAALMAMLLIAASRVTRWVLRPVHRLNAAVAELETTGRSSRLPEEGPPELRALSRSFTAMAQSVSDSIEAQRQLIADTSHELRNPVGALRLRVDLLQLELKTTREKTAASAVETELERVEEILDGVLKLAAAEHRAFEDSAGTPGEAPSRRDRGPIDPVPVLQEQAERAAPAARRAGASIHFDRTPGQPALIACDAGDLAQMVGELLNNAIKYAGRARISVAVRQVGATVVIQVSDDGPGLSSEERAAATQRFWRSPKHRDVRGNGLGMTIVEKLAAANGGRLLLREAHPHGLAAFLEFPLVPKSGPEATGQVAPHA, from the coding sequence GTGAAGCTCCGTGTCCTCGGGATCCTGAGCATCCTCTCCGTCCTCCTGGTGCTCATCGCGTCCAACGCCCTCCTGGCTTCGGCCAGCCGGGAACTCACGCAGGAACTCCAGATCAACAGGGCCACTGCCCTGAACAGGCTGGCGCAGGTTGCGTTCGACGCCGGCACTGAGGGAGGCGATTCCACCCAGTTGCAGGCCGAAATGGACAGGTACTCGGAGCTCTACGAGGAAGGAGTCCTGATCCGGCTCCAGCAGGGCACCCTGCGCTCCGGCGGCCTGAGCGAGGACCGGGCAGACGTGCGGAATGCTTTGGCCAGGGCCAGCCTGAACCTCAGTGACACCACAGTGGCGCCGCTTCAACCGTTCGGCACAGGCTCGGAGGTGATTTCCCGCTCGTTTGGAAGCGCCAGCCAGGTACTCGGCGCAGCGGTCCTGGAAGTCAACCAGGACGCTGCCCGGCAGAAACTCCGCGAACGCTGGCTAGGTGTCGGACTGGCCGCGGCGGCACTCATGGCAATGCTCCTCATCGCCGCATCCCGGGTGACCCGCTGGGTGCTGCGCCCGGTCCACCGGCTCAATGCGGCCGTCGCCGAACTGGAAACCACCGGCCGGAGCAGCCGGCTACCGGAGGAAGGACCTCCCGAGCTGAGGGCGCTGAGCCGTTCCTTCACTGCGATGGCACAAAGCGTCAGCGACAGCATCGAAGCGCAACGCCAGCTCATTGCGGACACCTCCCATGAACTGCGCAACCCTGTTGGTGCGCTGCGGCTGCGCGTCGACTTGCTGCAGCTGGAATTGAAGACCACCCGGGAAAAGACGGCTGCATCCGCCGTCGAGACTGAGCTGGAGAGGGTGGAGGAGATCCTTGACGGCGTCCTCAAACTCGCCGCCGCCGAACACCGGGCCTTCGAGGACTCCGCCGGCACACCCGGTGAGGCGCCTTCCCGACGAGATCGGGGGCCCATTGATCCAGTCCCTGTCCTGCAGGAACAGGCCGAACGTGCAGCACCTGCCGCGCGACGTGCCGGCGCCTCCATCCATTTCGACAGAACGCCCGGCCAGCCCGCACTGATTGCCTGCGACGCCGGGGACCTCGCGCAGATGGTCGGGGAACTGCTGAACAACGCGATCAAATATGCCGGCCGCGCCCGGATATCAGTTGCCGTCCGTCAGGTCGGCGCCACCGTGGTGATCCAAGTGTCCGACGACGGGCCCGGGCTCTCGTCCGAGGAAAGGGCAGCTGCCACACAGCGGTTTTGGCGCTCACCGAAGCACCGGGACGTGCGCGGAAACGGCTTGGGCATGACCATCGTCGAAAAGCTGGCCGCAGCCAATGGCGGACGCCTGCTGCTCCGCGAGGCGCACCCGCACGGCCTGGCGGCGTTCCTGGAGTTTCCCCTGGTCCCTAAAAGCGGTCCGGAAGCCACGGGGCAGGTGGCTCCGCATGCCTGA
- a CDS encoding response regulator transcription factor, translating into MDVLIVEDDDAMASALGAAVVSAGHASARVSRGADALLEHRRFGVILLDLGLPDMDGLEVLRKLRQVTDVPILILTARDDERSVVLGLRSGADDYLVKPVKLVELLARIEAVTRRAGRAPGNTQRRIVLGELEVDLERRLAVLYGQVLPLTATEFDLLALLASHAGSVVTREQILDALWGDAFLASSRSLDVHLTGLRSKLQLPGFIINVRGVGYRVEADPE; encoded by the coding sequence ATGGATGTGCTGATCGTCGAGGACGACGACGCCATGGCATCCGCCCTCGGGGCGGCCGTGGTTTCCGCCGGGCATGCGTCGGCCAGGGTTTCCCGGGGCGCCGATGCACTCCTGGAGCACCGGCGCTTCGGCGTGATCCTGCTGGACCTGGGACTTCCCGACATGGACGGCCTTGAGGTGCTCCGGAAGCTTCGGCAGGTCACGGACGTTCCCATCCTGATCCTCACAGCGCGCGACGATGAGCGGAGCGTGGTCCTTGGCCTCCGATCCGGGGCTGATGACTACCTCGTCAAGCCGGTCAAGCTCGTGGAGCTCCTGGCCCGGATCGAAGCCGTCACCCGGCGGGCGGGCCGCGCGCCCGGCAACACGCAGCGGCGGATCGTGCTGGGGGAACTTGAGGTGGACCTCGAACGCCGCCTGGCAGTCCTCTACGGGCAAGTGCTCCCCCTGACCGCCACGGAATTCGATCTGCTGGCTCTGCTGGCCAGCCATGCAGGGTCAGTAGTGACCCGGGAGCAGATCTTGGACGCCCTGTGGGGCGATGCGTTCCTGGCCTCCTCGCGGTCACTTGACGTGCACCTGACCGGGCTGAGGTCCAAGCTGCAGCTGCCGGGGTTCATCATCAACGTCCGCGGAGTTGGTTATAGGGTCGAGGCGGACCCTGAGTGA
- a CDS encoding MFS transporter, with amino-acid sequence MSTQQTAAVSESAQTRRAVSNILKGSAGNLVEWYDLYVYTVFAAYFQSHFFNSKDDLQAGLEAMAVFSTSFLMRPIGAWFFGRYADRKGRKAALTLSVTLMSAGSFAIAVLPTTEQVGVWALILLILIRLVQGFSVGGEYGTSATYMSEAATSRRRGFFSSFQYVTLIGGQMLALLVLVILQNAMPKEDLTEWGWRIPFALGGVAALVVLWLRRSMEETVSEEQVQAAKTPAEAGVAQPGTMKLLFTQYWKPLLVCIGVTLGGTVAFYTYTNFILKFMNDTSGIAKTDTSVINFWALFIFMLLQPVYGMISDKVGRKPLLLWFGITGVLFTWPLLSTLANTKDPFTAFMLMMGGLVIVGGYTSINALVKAELFPASIRALGVGLGYAIANSLFGGTVPLIGAAFQKAERVDLFFTYVTVAIALSLLVYIFALKNKKATHLDQEQGHAWVQERKDGDKDDSKDKDLLGV; translated from the coding sequence ATGAGCACCCAGCAAACCGCGGCAGTGAGTGAGTCGGCCCAGACCCGGCGGGCGGTCAGCAACATCCTCAAGGGCTCTGCCGGCAACCTGGTGGAGTGGTATGACCTGTACGTCTACACGGTCTTCGCCGCCTACTTCCAGTCCCACTTCTTCAACTCGAAGGACGACCTCCAGGCGGGCCTGGAAGCGATGGCCGTCTTCTCGACGTCGTTCCTGATGCGGCCCATCGGTGCCTGGTTCTTCGGCCGGTACGCGGACCGCAAGGGCCGCAAGGCCGCGCTTACCCTAAGCGTTACCCTGATGTCTGCGGGGTCATTCGCCATCGCCGTACTGCCCACGACGGAGCAGGTGGGAGTCTGGGCATTGATCCTGCTGATCCTGATCCGCCTGGTCCAGGGCTTCTCGGTGGGCGGCGAGTACGGCACCAGCGCCACCTACATGTCGGAGGCCGCAACGTCCAGGCGGCGCGGCTTCTTCTCCAGCTTCCAGTACGTCACCCTGATCGGTGGCCAGATGCTGGCCCTGCTGGTCCTGGTGATCCTGCAGAATGCCATGCCCAAGGAGGACCTCACCGAGTGGGGCTGGCGGATCCCGTTCGCGCTGGGCGGCGTCGCGGCGCTCGTGGTCCTCTGGCTCCGGCGCTCTATGGAAGAGACCGTTTCGGAGGAACAGGTACAGGCTGCAAAGACCCCGGCCGAAGCGGGGGTTGCCCAGCCCGGCACCATGAAGCTGCTGTTCACGCAGTACTGGAAGCCGCTGCTGGTCTGCATCGGTGTTACGCTCGGCGGCACCGTGGCCTTCTACACCTACACCAACTTCATCCTGAAGTTCATGAACGATACCTCCGGCATCGCCAAGACCGACACCTCGGTGATCAACTTCTGGGCGCTGTTCATCTTCATGCTCCTGCAGCCGGTGTACGGCATGATTTCGGACAAGGTGGGCCGCAAGCCGCTGCTCTTGTGGTTCGGCATCACCGGCGTCCTGTTCACCTGGCCGCTGCTCTCCACCCTGGCCAACACCAAGGATCCCTTCACCGCTTTCATGCTGATGATGGGTGGCCTGGTGATTGTGGGCGGCTACACTTCCATCAACGCACTGGTGAAAGCCGAGCTGTTCCCGGCCTCCATCCGTGCCCTCGGCGTCGGCCTGGGTTACGCGATCGCCAACTCGCTGTTCGGCGGGACCGTTCCGCTTATCGGCGCAGCCTTCCAGAAGGCCGAGCGGGTTGACCTGTTCTTCACCTACGTCACCGTGGCAATTGCCCTCTCGCTGCTGGTGTACATCTTTGCGTTGAAGAACAAGAAGGCAACCCACCTGGACCAGGAGCAGGGCCACGCGTGGGTGCAGGAGCGCAAGGACGGAGACAAGGACGACAGCAAGGACAAGGACCTGCTGGGCGTTTAG
- a CDS encoding serpin family protein — protein sequence MIALGALIGLAGCAVPARPPAPELLTADGVERVSVDRADYAAELRSFRASAFVLGEALLADGGDGDNGNVVSSPGSLLIALAMLRAGATGGTAAEMDSVLQFPLEKRDEAMNSLLRSLEKFDGDPAAVDEDNPPQKPVMHSANGLFVDKDVPTGQSFLDTLARHYGSGVYPVDFSDEGATKPAIDAWVSRNTGGRIKEAPAEYDPDNTFSLLNSLYFAAAWSMPFDPNATSDLPFTTAAGEEINVPAMHNELTMKYAEGAGWQGVDLPYADGFVMRLVLPAETAAPADTPAPAAFDAEKLTEIADMFDVARPASVQVQLPRWDHRSSFDLRKVFEALGLENMLGTTEDFNSIQPQMMVTQAAQAANITVAEKGTIAAAVTQINGMATSVPPQPERTIEFDRPYHYQIVHVETGLPLFMGTVADPR from the coding sequence ATGATTGCGTTGGGTGCCTTGATAGGACTGGCGGGGTGTGCGGTGCCAGCCCGGCCGCCGGCCCCGGAACTCCTCACGGCCGACGGCGTCGAGCGGGTTTCGGTGGACCGTGCGGACTACGCCGCTGAACTGCGCTCCTTCCGGGCTTCGGCGTTCGTCCTCGGCGAGGCGCTGCTGGCCGACGGCGGCGACGGCGACAACGGGAACGTGGTGTCCTCGCCCGGAAGCCTGCTGATTGCCCTCGCCATGCTGCGCGCCGGTGCCACCGGCGGGACCGCGGCCGAGATGGACAGCGTCCTGCAGTTCCCCCTTGAGAAGCGCGATGAGGCCATGAACTCGCTCCTCCGCTCGCTTGAGAAGTTCGACGGCGACCCCGCCGCAGTGGATGAGGACAATCCGCCGCAGAAACCGGTTATGCATTCCGCCAACGGACTTTTCGTGGACAAGGACGTGCCTACCGGGCAGTCCTTCCTGGACACCCTGGCCCGGCACTACGGATCCGGGGTGTATCCCGTGGATTTCAGCGACGAAGGGGCAACGAAGCCCGCCATAGATGCGTGGGTGAGCAGGAATACCGGCGGCCGGATCAAGGAAGCCCCGGCGGAATACGACCCCGACAACACCTTCAGCCTGCTCAACTCCCTGTACTTCGCCGCCGCCTGGAGCATGCCGTTCGATCCGAACGCCACCTCCGACCTGCCGTTCACGACAGCCGCCGGCGAGGAAATCAACGTGCCGGCCATGCACAACGAACTCACCATGAAGTATGCGGAAGGTGCCGGCTGGCAGGGTGTTGACCTACCCTACGCCGACGGTTTCGTCATGCGGCTGGTCCTGCCCGCGGAGACGGCCGCTCCCGCTGACACTCCCGCCCCGGCGGCCTTCGACGCGGAAAAACTGACGGAAATCGCGGACATGTTTGATGTGGCCCGGCCCGCGTCAGTCCAGGTCCAGCTGCCCCGCTGGGACCACAGGTCCAGTTTTGACCTCCGCAAGGTCTTCGAGGCGCTGGGCCTGGAGAACATGCTGGGCACCACGGAGGACTTCAACAGCATCCAGCCGCAGATGATGGTCACCCAGGCCGCCCAGGCTGCCAACATCACCGTGGCCGAAAAGGGCACCATCGCGGCCGCGGTGACCCAGATCAACGGAATGGCCACCAGCGTCCCGCCGCAGCCCGAGCGGACCATCGAGTTCGACCGGCCGTACCACTACCAGATCGTCCACGTTGAAACTGGGCTGCCGCTGTTTATGGGAACTGTGGCCGACCCCAGGTGA
- a CDS encoding hydroxymethylpyrimidine/phosphomethylpyrimidine kinase, with protein sequence MTSVSVDAPRSAAAPAVVLTIAGSEATGGAGAQADLKTFQELGVFGIANLTCIVSFNPNDSWNHRFVPVDRQVIADQLEATTAAYGPSSSAPSEPGRPVLDTVKIGMLGSPATIATVADALAAGQFENVVLDPVLICKGQEPGHALDTDQALKAQILPLATFVTPNHFEAESLSGLDITDVESLKAAAIRIHELSGAAVLAKGGVRLEGPDAVDVFYDGETLEVLSAPKVGEVAVSGAGCSLAAAVTAELAKGATPLEAARTAKEFVTAGIRNRVASGAPFDALWQGGAR encoded by the coding sequence ATGACTTCCGTTTCCGTTGACGCACCCCGATCCGCCGCAGCTCCCGCAGTTGTCCTGACCATCGCAGGCTCCGAAGCTACCGGCGGCGCCGGCGCCCAGGCGGACCTGAAAACGTTCCAGGAGCTCGGCGTCTTCGGCATCGCCAACCTCACCTGCATCGTCTCGTTCAACCCGAACGACAGCTGGAACCACCGGTTCGTCCCGGTGGACCGGCAGGTGATCGCCGACCAGCTGGAAGCGACGACGGCGGCGTACGGTCCGTCGTCGTCCGCTCCTTCGGAGCCCGGCCGCCCGGTGCTGGACACGGTGAAGATCGGCATGCTGGGCAGCCCCGCCACCATCGCCACAGTCGCTGACGCCCTGGCCGCCGGCCAGTTCGAAAACGTGGTCCTGGACCCGGTGCTGATCTGCAAGGGCCAGGAACCCGGGCACGCCCTGGACACGGACCAGGCGCTGAAGGCGCAGATCCTTCCGCTGGCCACCTTCGTCACGCCCAACCACTTCGAGGCCGAATCGCTGTCCGGCCTCGACATCACGGACGTCGAATCCCTCAAGGCCGCCGCCATCCGGATCCATGAGCTCAGCGGCGCCGCCGTGCTCGCCAAGGGCGGGGTGCGGCTGGAAGGCCCGGACGCCGTCGACGTCTTCTATGACGGTGAAACCCTCGAGGTCCTCAGCGCCCCCAAGGTGGGCGAGGTGGCGGTTTCCGGGGCTGGCTGCTCGTTGGCCGCAGCCGTGACGGCGGAACTCGCCAAGGGCGCCACCCCGCTGGAGGCTGCCCGGACGGCCAAGGAATTCGTCACCGCGGGCATCCGCAACCGCGTAGCCTCAGGAGCCCCGTTCGATGCCCTCTGGCAGGGCGGAGCCCGCTAA
- a CDS encoding dienelactone hydrolase family protein encodes MLIGIPAAEGTAEALVARPSSGGGPFPGAILYMDAFGLRPRIGDMAQRVADWGYVVLAPNVFYRDGTVAELAPKGDMTTPEGRQAAGQAAFPRIGHLTADKALADIDAWVSALTALDDVAPGPIGTFGYCMGARLAVRTATAHPEVVAACGGFHGGGLATDEPDSPHRGLGSARAEFVFGHADHDRSMDADAVARLGKALKAAGLKASNEVYRGASHGYSMADTSAFHVGATERHFRELRALLDRTLKG; translated from the coding sequence ATGCTCATTGGAATCCCTGCCGCGGAAGGCACCGCGGAAGCCCTGGTGGCCCGTCCTTCCAGCGGCGGCGGGCCGTTCCCGGGCGCGATCCTGTACATGGACGCCTTCGGCCTGCGCCCGCGCATCGGGGACATGGCGCAACGCGTTGCCGACTGGGGCTATGTCGTCCTGGCCCCGAACGTCTTCTACCGGGATGGAACTGTTGCCGAGCTTGCCCCGAAAGGGGACATGACCACTCCGGAGGGCAGGCAGGCAGCCGGCCAGGCGGCGTTCCCGCGGATTGGCCACCTCACTGCTGACAAGGCGCTCGCGGACATCGATGCCTGGGTTTCGGCGCTCACGGCGCTCGACGACGTTGCGCCGGGTCCCATCGGCACCTTTGGCTACTGCATGGGGGCCAGGCTGGCGGTGCGCACCGCAACAGCCCACCCGGAGGTGGTGGCGGCATGCGGCGGCTTCCACGGCGGCGGGCTGGCCACGGACGAGCCGGACAGCCCGCACCGGGGACTCGGCTCGGCCAGAGCCGAGTTCGTGTTCGGCCACGCAGACCACGACCGGAGCATGGATGCTGACGCCGTGGCCCGGCTGGGGAAGGCCCTGAAGGCCGCAGGCCTCAAGGCGTCCAACGAGGTCTACCGGGGTGCATCCCACGGCTACTCAATGGCGGACACTTCGGCGTTCCACGTGGGAGCCACGGAACGGCACTTCCGGGAGCTGCGCGCCCTGCTCGACCGGACCTTGAAGGGCTGA
- the tgt gene encoding tRNA guanosine(34) transglycosylase Tgt has protein sequence MPANPAPAPHPADAPFEPGPRTAGDEARARQSEFSFRVGTRLAESCPPSAPQEASNGGRFLGRTGTISTPHGQIQTPAFIAVGTKATVKSVLPEAMADLGAQALLANAYHLYLQPGADILDEAGGLGAFMNWPGPTFTDSGGFQVMSLGSGFKKVIDMKTVAAAGGPGPDDAVAPGKERLAHIDDDGVWFKSHLNGDRHRFSPEISMQVQHRIGADIMFAFDELTTLQNSRGYQEESLERTRLWALRCLEEHFRLTEERAGKPYQALFGVIQGAQYEDLRRKACRDLGAMPFDGFGIGGALEKENLGTIVRWCNEELPEDKPRHLLGISEPDDIFTAIENGADTFDCVSPTRVARNSAFYTPQGRFNLSGAKYKRDFGPLQEGCDCYACANYSRAYIHHLYKAKEMLSATLISIHNERFVVKMVDDARLAIEDGTFFDFKADTLARYYA, from the coding sequence GTGCCAGCCAACCCCGCCCCTGCTCCACACCCTGCCGACGCCCCGTTTGAACCGGGCCCGCGCACTGCCGGCGATGAAGCACGGGCACGGCAGTCGGAGTTTTCATTCCGGGTAGGCACGCGCCTGGCCGAGAGCTGCCCGCCGTCCGCCCCGCAGGAGGCGTCCAACGGGGGCCGGTTCCTGGGACGTACGGGCACCATCTCCACGCCCCATGGCCAGATCCAGACCCCGGCCTTCATTGCCGTGGGAACCAAGGCCACGGTCAAGTCCGTACTGCCCGAAGCCATGGCGGATTTGGGGGCACAGGCGCTGCTGGCCAACGCCTACCACCTGTACCTGCAGCCAGGCGCGGACATCCTGGACGAGGCCGGCGGCCTGGGCGCGTTCATGAACTGGCCAGGGCCCACGTTCACGGACTCGGGCGGATTCCAGGTGATGAGCCTGGGCTCGGGCTTCAAGAAGGTCATCGACATGAAGACTGTGGCTGCCGCCGGCGGGCCCGGACCGGACGACGCGGTGGCCCCCGGCAAGGAACGCCTGGCCCATATCGACGACGACGGCGTGTGGTTCAAGAGCCACCTCAACGGCGACCGGCACCGGTTCTCCCCCGAAATCTCCATGCAGGTCCAGCACCGGATCGGAGCGGACATCATGTTCGCTTTTGATGAGCTCACCACCCTGCAGAACTCACGCGGCTACCAGGAGGAGTCGCTGGAGCGCACCCGGCTGTGGGCGCTGCGCTGCCTCGAGGAGCACTTCCGGCTGACGGAAGAAAGGGCGGGCAAACCGTACCAGGCCCTGTTCGGCGTGATCCAGGGCGCGCAGTACGAGGACCTGCGCCGGAAGGCGTGCCGGGACCTGGGTGCCATGCCGTTCGACGGTTTCGGAATCGGCGGGGCGCTGGAGAAGGAGAACCTGGGCACGATTGTCCGGTGGTGCAACGAGGAGCTGCCCGAGGACAAGCCCCGGCACCTGCTGGGCATCTCCGAACCGGACGACATCTTCACGGCCATCGAGAACGGCGCGGACACCTTCGACTGCGTCTCCCCCACCCGGGTGGCCCGCAACTCCGCCTTCTACACGCCGCAGGGCCGGTTCAACCTGTCCGGAGCCAAGTACAAACGCGATTTCGGGCCGCTGCAGGAAGGCTGCGACTGCTACGCCTGCGCCAACTACTCCCGGGCCTACATCCATCACCTGTACAAGGCCAAGGAGATGCTGTCCGCCACGCTGATCTCCATCCACAACGAGCGGTTCGTGGTGAAGATGGTTGACGACGCCCGCCTGGCCATCGAGGACGGCACCTTCTTCGACTTCAAAGCAGACACCCTGGCGCGGTATTACGCGTAG
- a CDS encoding SRPBCC family protein has translation MTNNLSVVINADAPQVWTMLREPSKVAQWHGWQAEDLDAEIKEIYFSGDVEESPDHTSLTVHGGDTFELHPEPNGTRVSVTRSAMDHDSEWAAWDEDITQGWLTFLQQLRFALERHPHGKRHTLFLHLTEGQGSAIEKLGLADLPAPGESYQLKLGTGEEISGKVWYRTSHQVGVTVHNYAEHGEGLLVVADHPAIKDVRAEGEGSLVIASTYDLGAARLDAIRSSWDAWRAEHYPAAEPVS, from the coding sequence ATGACCAACAATCTGAGCGTAGTGATCAACGCCGACGCGCCGCAGGTCTGGACCATGCTGCGGGAACCGTCCAAAGTAGCCCAATGGCATGGCTGGCAGGCTGAAGACCTGGATGCCGAGATCAAGGAAATCTACTTCTCCGGTGACGTTGAGGAGTCCCCGGACCACACCAGCCTCACCGTTCACGGCGGGGACACCTTTGAACTTCACCCCGAGCCCAATGGAACCCGGGTCAGCGTGACCCGGAGTGCCATGGACCACGATTCAGAGTGGGCGGCCTGGGACGAGGACATCACGCAGGGCTGGCTCACGTTCCTCCAGCAGCTCCGCTTCGCCCTGGAACGCCACCCCCACGGCAAGCGCCACACCCTGTTCCTGCATCTGACGGAAGGGCAGGGCTCCGCGATCGAGAAACTCGGACTGGCGGATTTGCCGGCACCGGGCGAGAGCTACCAGCTTAAACTGGGGACCGGCGAGGAGATCAGCGGGAAGGTCTGGTACCGGACCAGCCACCAGGTGGGTGTCACGGTGCACAACTACGCGGAACACGGCGAAGGGCTCCTGGTGGTGGCCGACCATCCTGCCATCAAGGACGTACGCGCAGAGGGCGAAGGGTCCCTGGTCATCGCCTCCACCTACGATCTCGGCGCCGCCAGGCTGGATGCCATCCGCTCATCCTGGGATGCCTGGCGGGCTGAGCACTACCCCGCAGCGGAACCGGTCAGCTGA
- a CDS encoding DUF6707 family protein has protein sequence MTETPAARHHLEQQAGSLTTGNHIVLPDGGRTAEIHQVELERDDFGAPALVLASLSGGGTLRIAVGTTVTVLEEESDAVTQLPQAAGVPAPAVGDAGQEHAKQPGEEPASAAAAPAVVVPPLPAVPPAVSGPSEEDLALIPAPQGTPESVVEAAAEAHPDAQGVLLLADRLAKGVNFKSGSCLKDLSDLAHELFITLKDAEGALAVADLLNVLPFDGNPGRWASVEASLALSSYICRQDGQAERAEVYEKLLRTPENQESDPFKARMAAKVRQRSLNEPNLYDKEIFRSIDNSNHDAEREWRLLRLESLLFLRAHGGSETIGMGELERRISNELEAVRS, from the coding sequence ATGACCGAAACACCAGCCGCCCGTCACCATCTTGAACAGCAGGCTGGATCCCTGACCACCGGCAACCACATTGTCCTGCCCGACGGCGGGCGGACGGCGGAGATACACCAGGTTGAGCTGGAACGGGACGATTTCGGGGCGCCCGCGCTAGTCCTCGCCAGCCTGTCCGGCGGCGGTACCCTCCGCATCGCGGTGGGCACCACAGTCACGGTGCTGGAGGAAGAGTCCGACGCCGTCACGCAGCTTCCGCAGGCAGCCGGCGTCCCTGCCCCGGCAGTGGGAGACGCGGGGCAGGAACACGCCAAGCAGCCCGGCGAAGAGCCTGCCTCCGCTGCCGCCGCTCCCGCCGTCGTCGTACCTCCCCTCCCGGCGGTCCCGCCGGCGGTGAGCGGTCCCAGTGAAGAGGACCTGGCACTGATTCCCGCACCGCAGGGCACTCCGGAATCAGTGGTGGAGGCCGCGGCCGAAGCGCATCCTGATGCCCAGGGCGTGCTGCTGTTGGCGGACCGGCTGGCCAAGGGCGTCAATTTCAAGTCAGGCAGCTGCCTGAAGGACCTGAGCGACCTTGCCCACGAGCTGTTCATCACCCTCAAGGATGCCGAGGGCGCACTCGCCGTGGCCGACCTCCTCAATGTCCTGCCCTTCGACGGGAACCCTGGGCGGTGGGCGTCCGTGGAGGCATCCCTGGCGCTGTCCAGCTACATCTGCCGGCAGGACGGCCAGGCGGAGCGGGCTGAGGTTTACGAAAAGCTGCTCCGGACCCCCGAAAACCAGGAATCGGATCCGTTCAAGGCCAGGATGGCGGCGAAGGTCCGGCAGCGCTCGCTCAACGAGCCGAACCTGTACGACAAGGAAATCTTCCGCTCCATCGACAACTCCAACCACGACGCCGAGCGCGAATGGCGCCTCCTGCGGCTCGAATCCCTGCTGTTCCTCCGCGCCCACGGGGGCTCGGAAACCATTGGGATGGGCGAACTCGAGCGGCGGATCAGCAACGAGCTGGAAGCCGTCCGTTCCTGA
- a CDS encoding NUDIX hydrolase family protein, protein MNVRTPDPNPGWLSEEDLFEARGRLPMVYVEAVPVRLDPLGFVNEVGTLLQADEDGTMVRSLVSGRVIYRETIRAALLRHMEKDLGPLAFPQLPISPVPFTVAEYFPAPSQTGFTDDRQHAVALAYVIPVTGECEPRQDALELTWMTPEEVLSPGVQMEFSGGRGALIRQALAFAGVGF, encoded by the coding sequence ATGAACGTGCGCACTCCTGACCCGAATCCCGGCTGGCTCTCCGAAGAGGACCTCTTTGAGGCGCGCGGGCGGCTGCCCATGGTGTACGTGGAGGCAGTGCCCGTCAGGCTGGACCCCCTGGGCTTCGTTAACGAAGTGGGAACCCTGCTCCAGGCGGACGAGGACGGAACTATGGTCCGGTCCCTGGTGTCGGGGCGCGTCATTTACCGTGAAACGATCCGCGCCGCGCTGCTGCGGCACATGGAAAAGGACCTGGGACCGCTGGCGTTCCCGCAGCTGCCCATCAGCCCCGTGCCGTTCACCGTGGCCGAATATTTCCCCGCACCGTCCCAGACCGGCTTCACCGATGACCGGCAACACGCCGTGGCCCTGGCCTATGTCATCCCGGTGACCGGCGAGTGCGAGCCCCGCCAGGACGCCTTGGAACTGACCTGGATGACCCCAGAGGAAGTCCTCAGCCCGGGCGTCCAGATGGAGTTCTCCGGTGGCCGCGGAGCCCTCATCCGCCAGGCCCTGGCCTTCGCCGGAGTGGGCTTCTGA